The DNA segment aaaagagaaagacaTGCTAAACacgtacataaaaaatttaaacgaAGAAATGCatcatataaataataagcTATGTGATGaaacgaaggaaaaagataaaCTGAACGAAAACTatcaaaatttacaaaatgacaAGTTAgagttggaagaaaaagttgaCATGTTAAAAAGACAGATAGAAGAATCAAACGAAATGTCTACCCTCCTGAATGAAAAGATTGCCACtctggaggaagaaaataaaatgctaCTGGATAGGGACCAACAAAATGAACTAAAGGTTGAACAAATGCAAagtgagaaaataaaaatggaaaaaaaaatagacgaACAGAATATTTtaatcaaaaaaaaggatgaactCATAAACAAGTACATGAGTGAAATAGAGAATTATAAAAACGTTTTGAAGAACAAGGGGGAAATGATGATCCTTGGTAGCTCCACTACTATCGATAAAAATATGTCAGACAAAAACAGCCAAAAGGAACATGTAGCCAAattgataaaggaaaaaaaggaactcaTTTATGCCTTCAAAAAACAGCTAGACTTGATAGTAATCCTCAAAAAGCAAATAAGTCTTCtcgaaaataacaaaattgttaataTGACTTCTGGTGAGCTTAAGAAGGTGCTTCACGATTAACCGGGAGTGCCCAAGCGGTGAAGTAAAACAATTAACAAATGtagttattttaaaaaaggaagcaaatTATGTGTGCGCTGGAGCTTAGTGCCGCCgggcacacacacatacacacacgtgCACGTATATATCTTCctacatatacacttattCACATAAATGTGCTCTTTATAGAACGTTATGCAAAATATTGGGAGGCAAATTTTCACACACCTCTCAAACATGTCTCCTTGCTCAGCTACACTTTAttcaaaacggaaaaaaaaaaaaaaaaaaaaaaaaaaaaaaaaaaaatgtatgcacatacgATGCACATGACTACAATGATGCGCGAAAaggatcatttttttttttttttttttttttttttgccgccACGACGGATGAGCTCCTCTTCAGCTTCAAAATGATTCCTCTCCACCAATATGCGAGTCTTTAGTAATTGCCACATCATCTGCATTGCTCTGTTGGTTCATCCTCCTCTCCCGCGTGAGCAGCTTAGTCTCGTCTATACCTCCTTCGGTCGTAATCGGATACTCTGCCATTCTCCGACTTGTAGGAGCTATCCGGCCTATCTTTGTATCGCCTATCACTGTCATAGTTCGGTTTACGACCATGTGTTGTGCCTTCGTCGTGTCGGTTGTCGCCCTTGCGGTTCCGCTCATCATGTCTGCTTCGGTTATCATTCCTTCCTCGGTTATCATTCCTTCCTCGGTCATCATACCTGTCTCGGTCACCATTCCTTCCTCGGTCATCATACCTGTCTCGACCATCATGCCTGCCTCCGCCATCATGCCTGCCTCCGTCATCATGCCTGCCTCCGTCATCATGCCTGATTCGCTCATTACGTCTGCTTTCTCCATCGTACCGACCGGCGTTGTAACCTCCGTCCTGCTTCCTCCGGTCGTAGTTATTCTTGTAATAGCCCCCCCCATCGGTACATTTTTGGTAATTACTTGACGTGAAACTCCTTGATAGGGAGTCATTAAATTGTTTATTTCTGTACGTGTCCTTTTTGTAGGAGGATTCTCTGTTGTTGTTGTAGATACTTGTGTCTCTGCTCGTGTCATTATCACCCCTATCCTTATCCTTTTGGATATCCTtatctgcaaaaaaaaaaaaaaaaaaaaaaaaaaggggaaaaactgCAGTATTGCCCaaaaatgtgtgtgtttGGAGCACATGCGGAATGCAGACAACAGCGCAGAGGTATTTCTCCAACCGGGTACGAACCTActatcttcctcttcttcttccgaCCGAACTCATCATACTCTTCATCATCCGAATCATGGACTCTCTTTTCATTACTTCCCTGAATATCGTAGTGGCCTCCACCTTTGCCAGT comes from the Plasmodium knowlesi strain H genome assembly, chromosome: 3 genome and includes:
- a CDS encoding zinc finger Ran-binding domain-containing protein 2, putative, with the protein product MDNRKYIDNELTGDWICSDENCGIVNSAQRTHCNRCNRVRPKSTMKKNSKQVLFKANDWKCEDCGNINWAKREKCNICSKVKFPKKGNDPKSNKEIRTGKGGGHYDIQGSNEKRVHDSDDEEYDEFGRKKKRKIVDKDIQKDKDRGDNDTSRDTSIYNNNRESSYKKDTYRNKQFNDSLSRSFTSSNYQKCTDGGGYYKNNYDRRKQDGGYNAGRYDGESRRNERIRHDDGGRHDDGGRHDGGGRHDGRDRYDDRGRNGDRDRYDDRGRNDNRGRNDNRSRHDERNRKGDNRHDEGTTHGRKPNYDSDRRYKDRPDSSYKSENGRVSDYDRRRYRRD